One genomic segment of Synechococcales cyanobacterium T60_A2020_003 includes these proteins:
- a CDS encoding NblA/ycf18 family protein yields MDQSAKLSLEQRFSLRSFETQVSRMTLEQAQDFLIRLGVVA; encoded by the coding sequence ATGGATCAATCGGCAAAACTCTCCCTAGAGCAGCGATTTAGCCTACGGTCATTTGAGACTCAGGTTTCCCGTATGACTCTGGAACAGGCTCAAGACTTTTTAATTCGGCTCGGCGTTGTTGCATGA